A genome region from endosymbiont of Acanthamoeba sp. UWC8 includes the following:
- the obgE gene encoding GTPase ObgE: MHFIDEVKVYLKAGDGGNGAVSFRREKFIEFGGPDGGNGGKGGDIVFITTPGLNTLIDFRYKQHFKAERGEGGRGRNCTGESGKDLILNVPVGTQVFAQDGQTLIADLTEPNQSYIIAKGGRGGAGNAVFKSSVNQAPKRSIPGAEGDEIAVWLKLKLLSDVGLVGLPNAGKSTFLSVTTQAKPKIADYPFTTLKPQLGVVYIDLDEFVIADIPGLIEGASEGHGLGDKFLKHIERCSVLLHLIDIREDVVESYQTIREELKNYINDLSSKIEIIALNKSDTLSQEEIEVKQNQLEQLTGKEVLVCSAVAKIGIEPILRKLKTLLINT, translated from the coding sequence ATGCATTTTATTGATGAAGTAAAAGTTTACCTGAAAGCGGGTGACGGAGGTAATGGTGCAGTTAGCTTTCGAAGAGAAAAATTTATTGAATTCGGAGGGCCTGACGGCGGCAACGGCGGCAAAGGCGGAGATATAGTTTTTATTACTACTCCGGGGCTTAACACCCTTATTGATTTTAGGTATAAACAGCATTTTAAAGCTGAACGCGGGGAAGGGGGAAGAGGAAGAAACTGTACCGGTGAATCCGGTAAAGATCTTATTCTTAATGTCCCTGTAGGCACACAAGTTTTTGCGCAGGACGGTCAAACCTTAATTGCCGATCTTACCGAACCGAACCAAAGCTATATAATAGCTAAAGGAGGAAGAGGGGGGGCAGGTAATGCAGTTTTTAAATCTTCCGTTAACCAGGCTCCTAAAAGGTCTATACCGGGTGCGGAAGGAGATGAGATAGCAGTATGGCTTAAATTAAAGCTATTATCGGATGTAGGGTTAGTTGGGTTGCCTAATGCCGGAAAATCAACTTTTTTATCAGTTACTACCCAAGCTAAGCCGAAAATCGCCGATTATCCTTTCACTACTCTTAAGCCGCAATTAGGTGTGGTATATATAGATTTGGATGAATTTGTTATTGCTGATATCCCAGGCCTTATTGAGGGCGCGAGTGAAGGGCATGGATTGGGTGATAAATTTCTAAAACATATTGAGAGATGTTCGGTTTTATTGCATTTAATTGATATAAGGGAAGATGTAGTAGAATCCTATCAAACTATTAGAGAAGAATTAAAAAATTATATTAATGACCTTTCTTCTAAAATAGAAATTATTGCCTTAAATAAATCAGACACCCTTTCTCAAGAGGAAATAGAAGTAAAGCAAAACCAATTAGAGCAATTGACGGGTAAAGAAGTATTAGTCTGTTCCGCTGTTGCTAAAATAGGTATCGAACCTATACTTCGCAAGCTTAAAACTTTGCTTATTAACACATAG
- a CDS encoding lysophospholipid acyltransferase family protein yields the protein MQILRSAVFHIFITFWTMFIFTFLSPLLLTFNPKAVTIIGLVWAKVVLLALKITCKLSYEVRGKENLPQAPYIITSKHQSTWETVFLTAYFKDAKYILKKELTRIPFYGWYLLASGMIYIDRSLGFSAIKKIVKDTTISLKKGNIIIIFPEGTRVAPGESKEIQPGVAAIHKHNKHIPIVPVALNSGMFWPKGLKVIKPGKIIISFLPPLNEELEKGELLKKLKENIDLESNLLANSK from the coding sequence ATGCAAATTTTAAGATCAGCTGTATTTCATATATTTATCACCTTTTGGACGATGTTTATATTCACCTTCCTTTCCCCTTTACTTCTTACCTTCAACCCAAAAGCGGTAACGATTATAGGCCTGGTATGGGCTAAAGTAGTGCTTTTAGCTTTAAAAATAACTTGTAAATTAAGTTATGAAGTAAGAGGGAAGGAAAATTTGCCGCAGGCTCCTTATATAATAACCTCAAAGCACCAATCAACTTGGGAAACCGTATTTTTAACCGCATATTTTAAAGACGCAAAATACATTTTAAAAAAGGAGCTGACCAGAATTCCTTTTTACGGGTGGTATCTACTGGCAAGCGGCATGATATATATCGATAGAAGCTTAGGTTTCAGTGCAATAAAAAAAATAGTTAAAGATACCACCATATCTTTAAAAAAAGGTAATATAATAATAATTTTCCCTGAAGGCACTAGAGTTGCACCCGGAGAATCTAAAGAAATTCAACCTGGGGTAGCGGCTATTCATAAGCATAACAAGCATATTCCTATTGTACCGGTTGCTTTAAATTCAGGAATGTTTTGGCCTAAAGGGTTGAAAGTAATAAAACCTGGGAAAATTATAATTTCTTTCCTTCCTCCTTTAAACGAAGAGTTGGAAAAAGGAGAGTTGTTGAAAAAATTAAAAGAAAATATTGACTTAGAGAGTAATTTACTGGCAAATTCTAAGTAA
- the pal gene encoding peptidoglycan-associated lipoprotein Pal yields MTKLMIAAFSLLLVTACSHKTTGSGAGTGSGAGYSSVCDELQNKIGDKVFFEYDSSHVTMEGKEVLARQAELMKAHPDLNFIIEGHCDERGTREYNMALGERRANSVKNQLVGFGIESSRLTTVSYGKERPAVMGNEEASWSQNRRGVTVVK; encoded by the coding sequence ATGACAAAATTAATGATAGCTGCATTCTCGTTGCTTCTTGTTACAGCATGTAGCCATAAAACAACAGGAAGTGGGGCAGGAACAGGTTCAGGTGCGGGATATTCTTCCGTATGTGATGAACTGCAAAATAAAATCGGCGACAAAGTTTTCTTTGAATACGATTCTTCTCATGTGACAATGGAAGGTAAGGAAGTGCTTGCCAGACAAGCTGAGCTTATGAAAGCTCATCCGGATCTGAATTTCATAATAGAAGGTCACTGCGATGAACGCGGAACCAGAGAATACAACATGGCTTTAGGTGAAAGAAGAGCTAATTCAGTTAAAAACCAATTAGTCGGTTTCGGAATTGAATCAAGTAGACTTACTACCGTTAGCTACGGCAAAGAGCGTCCGGCAGTTATGGGTAATGAAGAAGCTTCTTGGAGCCAAAACAGAAGAGGAGTTACTGTTGTAAAATAG